In the genome of Candida dubliniensis CD36 chromosome 3, complete sequence, the window AAGTTTTCTATGGTTTGTTCGAGTTCCTTGATTTTGGAGTTTGCCGCCGTAACCGAAGCATTGGCATTATCGAGCTTTTCCTGCTGAACTTTGTTTTcgttttccaattcttctaTTCTATCTTCGTACACTTGAATCCCTTCTTGTTGTACGGCCACTAGTTCGTCCATTGCAGCACGCCATTCCTCTCGCTGGTTGTTAAAATTTTCCAACCGCTTCTCCTTTTCTCTTAGCGCTCTTTGTAACTCGGCTATTTCTGATTCATACTTTATGGTAAGATCTTCAGACTTTGCAAGGTTTTCGTTAATCATGCTATTCCTGACATTCTGGTATGTTCTATTATTTGCAGGTGTCAATGGCGCTTTGGAAGATAATCCGGTATTTGCCAAAATGGGATTCACAGATTTCAATCTTTCGTAGGGAAGAAAAAGCCCGCTCTTGGGTATTTCCACTTGAAAATACTGGATGCCGTCTACTGACCCTGAATTTTTCCCTCGCGTGGTTGCCAATGTCCCCAAAAGTTCGACTCCGGCAAATG includes:
- a CDS encoding microtubule-associated protein, putative (Similar to S. cerevisiae BIK1;~In S. cerevisiae: microtubule-associated protein, component of the interface between microtubules and kinetochore, involved in sister chromatid separation; essential in polyploid cells but not in haploid or diploid cells; ortholog of mammalian CLIP-170) produces the protein MGDVIGTKVAIPGASGAGIIRYVGQIQGKIGTFAGVELLGTLATTRGKNSGSVDGIQYFQVEIPKSGLFLPYERLKSVNPILANTGLSSKAPLTPANNRTYQNVRNSMINENLAKSEDLTIKYESEIAELQRALREKEKRLENFNNQREEWRAAMDELVAVQQEGIQVYEDRIEELENENKVQQEKLDNANASVTAANSKIKELEQTIENLLSEKVNDVQISDTRKEIEKLKHELESRPRLADLEELQNSLDELESIYQERLNEKDAIITKLQVERDHLSHELYSTPVVQQSTADDSPQELPIYKAAKPTDPSQGKNDWCGLCERDGHSSINCPYENDIF